ATTCGCGTTCGCGTCAAGATCCGGAAGAGCTTGAAATTCCGAAGCCCAGCAGCGGTATAGTTTGTATGCTATCGCAAGCTGTCCCGCCTCGTTGTAGACTTCGAGTATCAGATCCTTGCGGAAATCCTTTAGAGAAACTTCCATACCGAGAGCGGAGCCGTGGTTCCATACCTTGTTCGCCCACTTTTCAAATTCCGGATCGTGTGTTACACCTCTCTCAAGCGTGATAGCTTCGTATTCCGTCCTGCCGGGGGATTTCCTGCTTCCGCTTGGGTCGCCCCCCTCACGGTGCTTTACAACTTCAGTAGTCCGTTTAAGCGAGCTCACCTTGCTGACCCCCGCGACGTAGTTGCCGTCCCATTTCACCCTGAACTTGAAATTCTTATACGGGTCAAAACGTTCTGTGTTTACGCTGAATTGAGCCATTTCTTCCTCCTTATGAAGCTACCTGACCAGCTTTTTGCTGAATTTTTATTATTACGAACTCCGCGGGTTTAAGCGGTGCGAAACCTACTATGACGTTTACGATACCGAGGTTGATGTCGTTTTGAGTGGTTGACTCCTTGTCGCACTTTACAAAATAGGCGTCTGCAGGCATCTTCCCCTGAAACGCTCCCTGGCGGAAGAGATTGTGCATGAATGCGCCGAGATTCAGGCGGATCTGCGACCAGAGAGGTTCGTCGTTTGGCTCAAACACAACCCACTGCGTTCCGCGGTAGAGACTTTCTTCGATGTAGAGAGCCAATCGTCTTACAGGGAGATATTTCCACTCGGAGCCGAGCCTGTCGTCCCCTTCAAGCGTGCGGGAACCCCAGACTATTCTGCCGGCGGCGGGTTTAACGCGTAGACAGTTGATGCCAAGCGGATTGAGCTCGCCGTTTTCCATATCTGTCAGAGGAACGCTCAGCGCGGGAACCCCTTTCAGCGTAGCATCAAGACCTGCCGGCGCTTTCCAAATTCCCCTGTTTGAATCGGTTCGTGCAATTATCCCGGCTATGGCGCCACACGCTGCAAAATCCTCCATCTGGTTTTCCCGAAGTGGGTTCGGTTTTTTCAGACGCGGAAAATATATAGCTCCGTTTTTGCTCTTTTCAATGGCAGGAATGCCATCTTTTGCCTTTGCTTTTGTGTTCCAGTTTGCCGGAGAATCGACAAGGAACATCGCTCGGCGCTTTTCACAGTAAACCAGGGCTTTGCTTATCAGGGAATTTTCTATATCGCCATCAAGTGAGTGGGGTGGGATGCAAAGGAGGTTGAAGATATCCGCTTTTTCCAGTGAGTAAAGTCCCCTTTTCCCCGCCGCTGTTCCGGCGCCTGTGAACTGGTCTTCTGAGAGTGTTTGTCCATCCGTAGCTTTTTCGGTCTCGCTCACCTCGTGAGAGTAGATTCCCGTCCATGGACTTCCACCGTCTAGCACGTCATCGTCGGCAGGAGGTGTAGTGGTTGGAAGGTCGTCTGCTACCACCACAAGGCCTGACTCATTCGCAAGAATGCGATCGATCCTCCTTGCATGCTCCTTTACAGTGAGGTTCAGGAAAGTCTCAATCGCACCGCTATGAGTGTCATGCACGATAAGGTTGAATAGATCCTCGGGCAATAACCCGTACTTCAAAGCCGCTTTGTTCCTTGCTGAGTCTTCAGCATGTTCTATTCTTACCCTGAGGTTGTTTCCCCATGAGCCCATTGTGGATGCGCGCAGTTTAAGTCCAGCGGCGGTGATCTTGGCGTAGGAGTTTTCGATTTCGTCTATTTTGTCAGTTGCTTTGGGGACAGCGGCAATTGCGGCAGTTTTGGCGCCAGCCAGGGCATCATTGATCTTTTTTCTTACAGCATCGACGCTTGTTGCTGTGGTGATGGCACTTGCGAACGATCCAGCGGCGGCGACTTCACCCGGAGTAGATGTGCTTGCAGTATATTTGCCGGTTATCCCATTCACAGCGGCAGTTGCCTCTGAAAGCTCAGCATCGGCTTTCAGTTTATTTAGCGCATTGTCTATTTTTCTTTTAATTGCATCTACCTCCGCATTGATCTCCGCCGAAAGCTTTTCATCCGTTTCTGAATCCGGCTTGAAGAGTCGTACGATAATCGCCTGGCTTCCGCCGTTCATGAAAAAATCGCTTACGGCATAGCTCATACTGCTCTCTTCCCAGAGACCGCCAAAGGTTCGTTCATAATCAGAATAGCTGTTGAGCATTACCGGCTCATTGTCGGGCCCTTTCAGCGCTCGGCCGACGAAAGCCGTAACTGAAGTGGCAACACCGGTGATCGTTCGCACACCGGATGCTATTTCTTCTATATATACGCCTGGATATGTAGGTGCAACAGGCATTGTGAATCCTCCCCTCGTAGTAAATTGGTTTTTTTATATTTCCTGTATCTTTTTAGATAAGGGTTTAAGGAACGTAAATTTCCTCCAATTAAATGAAATATTGCCCCCTTAAAAACCTCCTCTCTGGAAAAGACCAAAAGTAATGGAGGAGATGTGTGTTATATGGACCAAAAATATGCCCCCC
This Nitrospinota bacterium DNA region includes the following protein-coding sequences:
- a CDS encoding phage tail protein, whose translation is MAQFSVNTERFDPYKNFKFRVKWDGNYVAGVSKVSSLKRTTEVVKHREGGDPSGSRKSPGRTEYEAITLERGVTHDPEFEKWANKVWNHGSALGMEVSLKDFRKDLILEVYNEAGQLAIAYKLYRCWASEFQALPDLDANANAVAIQTMKLENEGWERDYAVTEPAEPTFTEPA
- a CDS encoding phage tail sheath subtilisin-like domain-containing protein, yielding MPVAPTYPGVYIEEIASGVRTITGVATSVTAFVGRALKGPDNEPVMLNSYSDYERTFGGLWEESSMSYAVSDFFMNGGSQAIIVRLFKPDSETDEKLSAEINAEVDAIKRKIDNALNKLKADAELSEATAAVNGITGKYTASTSTPGEVAAAGSFASAITTATSVDAVRKKINDALAGAKTAAIAAVPKATDKIDEIENSYAKITAAGLKLRASTMGSWGNNLRVRIEHAEDSARNKAALKYGLLPEDLFNLIVHDTHSGAIETFLNLTVKEHARRIDRILANESGLVVVADDLPTTTPPADDDVLDGGSPWTGIYSHEVSETEKATDGQTLSEDQFTGAGTAAGKRGLYSLEKADIFNLLCIPPHSLDGDIENSLISKALVYCEKRRAMFLVDSPANWNTKAKAKDGIPAIEKSKNGAIYFPRLKKPNPLRENQMEDFAACGAIAGIIARTDSNRGIWKAPAGLDATLKGVPALSVPLTDMENGELNPLGINCLRVKPAAGRIVWGSRTLEGDDRLGSEWKYLPVRRLALYIEESLYRGTQWVVFEPNDEPLWSQIRLNLGAFMHNLFRQGAFQGKMPADAYFVKCDKESTTQNDINLGIVNVIVGFAPLKPAEFVIIKIQQKAGQVAS